In Streptomyces nojiriensis, one genomic interval encodes:
- a CDS encoding ANTAR domain-containing response regulator produces MTAEHESTPTPDADQSHVPPLTTRVVIAEDEALIRLDLKEMLEEEGYSVVGEAGDGQTAVELAREHRPDLVILDVKMPVLDGISAAEKIAEESIAPVLMLTAFSQRDLVERARDAGAMAYLVKPFSKSDVVPAIEMAVSRFAELRALEQEVADLSQRLETRKLVDRAKSILQTQYGLTEPAAFRWIQKSSMDRRMSMQQVAEVVIEDAEAKKKESGK; encoded by the coding sequence GTGACCGCCGAGCACGAGTCGACGCCCACGCCCGACGCCGACCAGTCGCACGTTCCGCCGCTGACGACCCGGGTCGTCATCGCCGAGGACGAGGCGCTCATCCGTCTCGATCTCAAGGAGATGCTCGAAGAAGAGGGCTACTCCGTCGTCGGCGAGGCCGGCGACGGGCAGACGGCCGTCGAGCTCGCGCGCGAGCACCGTCCCGACCTGGTGATCCTCGACGTGAAGATGCCCGTCCTGGACGGGATCTCCGCGGCCGAGAAGATCGCGGAGGAGTCCATCGCGCCCGTCCTGATGCTCACCGCGTTCTCGCAGCGCGACCTCGTCGAGCGGGCCCGGGACGCCGGTGCCATGGCGTACCTCGTGAAGCCGTTCAGCAAGAGCGACGTGGTGCCCGCCATCGAGATGGCCGTCTCCCGCTTCGCGGAGCTGCGCGCGCTGGAGCAGGAGGTCGCGGACCTCTCGCAGCGGCTGGAGACCCGCAAGCTGGTGGACCGGGCGAAGAGCATCCTGCAGACCCAGTACGGGCTGACCGAGCCCGCCGCCTTCCGGTGGATCCAGAAGTCGTCCATGGACCGTCGGATGTCCATGCAGCAGGTCGCCGAGGTGGTCATCGAGGACGCTGAGGCGAAGAAGAAGGAGAGCGGCAAGTAG
- a CDS encoding helix-turn-helix domain-containing protein: MEHNPAIREQAVLLLRRGVTNRAVAENLGVPRGTVGWWRHQDRKSRGETYEPLTDCPRCTGLDLDRPTYAYLLGLYLGDGHIISKYKQHHLSIFCDATWVGLIDAAEEAMHLVMRIPRVSRRQRQGCVEVQSHSTHWTCLFPQHGPGKKHERRIALEGWQQEIVDAHPWAFLRGLIHSDGCRVTNWTVRNGKRYEYPRYFFTNKSDDIRKLCTDTLTKVGVRWTVLARGSDPFNVSVARKDCVALMDAHIGPKY, encoded by the coding sequence GTGGAGCACAATCCCGCGATACGCGAACAAGCCGTCCTGCTGCTGCGCCGAGGCGTGACCAATCGAGCAGTGGCCGAGAATCTCGGTGTACCCCGGGGCACTGTCGGCTGGTGGCGACACCAGGACCGGAAGAGCCGCGGCGAAACCTACGAGCCGCTCACCGACTGCCCGAGGTGCACCGGCCTCGACCTCGACCGGCCCACGTACGCCTATCTCCTCGGTCTCTATCTCGGCGACGGCCACATCATCTCGAAGTACAAGCAGCACCACCTGTCCATCTTTTGCGACGCCACCTGGGTGGGCCTCATCGACGCCGCCGAGGAGGCCATGCATCTCGTGATGCGCATCCCCCGTGTCAGCCGTCGGCAGCGACAGGGATGTGTCGAGGTGCAGTCCCACTCGACCCACTGGACATGCCTGTTCCCGCAGCACGGGCCCGGCAAGAAGCACGAGCGGCGGATCGCTCTCGAAGGGTGGCAGCAGGAGATCGTCGACGCTCACCCGTGGGCGTTCCTGCGGGGGCTGATTCATTCCGACGGGTGTCGGGTCACCAACTGGACCGTCCGGAACGGGAAGCGCTACGAGTACCCGCGGTACTTCTTCACCAACAAGTCCGACGACATCCGGAAGCTCTGCACCGACACGCTGACCAAGGTCGGGGTCCGGTGGACGGTGCTGGCTCGGGGCAGTGATCCGTTCAACGTGTCCGTCGCGCGGAAGGACTGCGTCGCCCTCATGGACGCCCACATCGGGCCGAAGTACTAG